The following proteins are co-located in the Primulina tabacum isolate GXHZ01 chromosome 11, ASM2559414v2, whole genome shotgun sequence genome:
- the LOC142518762 gene encoding zinc finger protein CONSTANS-LIKE 4-like — protein MAAPKWSLTAKICTSCKTSYAAVFCSADSAFLCTACDAKVHAVNKLASLHARVWLCEVCEQAPASVTCKADAAALCAACDRDIHSANPLARRHERVPVAPFYGAADKSSPSEEEEEEAESWLIPNLNTDNGGVDLEEDSGSPEYKSAEYLFRDMDPYLDLDLFSGEQKTHEQKQQQLSPDGVVPEHTIGSGPVVDGFPAYEMDYPGPKHIMYNFTSQSISHSVSSSSLDVGVVPDHHVTAEVSNAFDSNEIAPTPLSGVDREARVLRYREKRKNRRFEKTIRYASRKAYAETRPRIKGRFAKRSELEIHSFVAVEASYGVVPSF, from the exons ATGGCGGCTCCCAAATGGAGTTTAACGGCCAagatttgcacctcatgtaagACCTCCTACGCCGCCGTCTTCTGCAGCGCGGACTCGGCTTTCCTCTGCACGGCCTGCGACGCCAAGGTCCACGCAGTCAACAAGCTGGCTTCACTCCACGCCCGCGTCTGGCTCTGCGAGGTCTGCGAGCAAGCCCCCGCCAGCGTCACCTGCAAGGCCGACGCCGCCGCTCTCTGTGCCGCCTGCGACCGCGACATACACTCGGCGAACCCCCTGGCACGCCGCCACGAGCGTGTCCCTGTTGCGCCCTTCTACGGCGCCGCGGACAAGTCCTCCCCTTccgaggaggaggaggaggaggcggAGTCGTGGCTGATCCCTAATCTGAACACAGACAACGGTGGGGTGGATCTGGAGGAGGATTCCGGGTCGCCCGAATACAAATCCGCCGAGTATCTGTTCAGAGATATGGATCCGTATTTGGATCTTGATCTGTTCTCCGGGGAACAGAAGACGCACGAGCAGAAGCAGCAGCAGTTGTCGCCGGACGGAGTTGTGCCGGAGCATACCATTGGATCGGGTCCGGTGGTGGACGGGTTTCCGGCTTATGAAATGGATTATCCGGGTCCGAAGCACATCATGTACAATTTCACCTCCCAATCCATAAGTCACAGT GTTTCATCTTCGTCCCTTGATGTGGGAGTGGTGCCGGATCACCATGTCACAGCCGAAGTATCGAATGCTTTCGACAGTAACGAAATCGCCCCCACCCCGTTGTCCGGGGTCGACAGGGAGGCGAGGGTACTAAGGTATAGAGAAAAGAGAAAGAACAGGAGGTTCGAAAAAACCATCCGATATGCATCAAGAAAGGCGTATGCCGAAACCCGACCGAGAATCAAAGGACGGTTCGCCAAGCGATCCGAGCTCGAGATTCACTCCTTCGTCGCTGTGGAGGCATCCTACGGTGTCGTCCCCAGCTTTTAG